Sequence from the Prunus persica cultivar Lovell chromosome G5, Prunus_persica_NCBIv2, whole genome shotgun sequence genome:
AGAATTGGGAGTTTGGTTTAGGAAGTAAGTTTGTTTTCCTATTTCAGCTAGGGTTTGgagtttggtttgttttccCCAAGTATAAAAGCTATTTTATAGCTAATTGTAAGACAGTTTTTGACGTTGAATATTAAACTTAGAGAATTCTCTCTATTTTCCTATCAACTTGGTATTCCACTGGAATCAACAAGGCATAGAACCCTTTTGTTCTTGATTATTCTCATCTAGAGAATCAACAAggattgaaggtttattgtgTTCTTTTGTATTCTTCATCATTCTTGCTATTACATGCTGTGTCAGTTGGTAATCAAACTCAGGTTTGTTTACCATGCCGCCAAGGAGGGGACTTGGTGGAAGGGGCCGTGGTGGAAACGATCAAGACAATTTTGAACGTTTGGCGCAGCAAATTGAGTACCTTACCCGATAGATGGAGACTTTAATGGTTCGTCAGCAACAGGAAGATGATTATGAGCATGAAACAAACCCTTTTAGCGAAGACAACCACATGGACAAGATTGGGCACAATGACAATTATGGTACGAGGTGTTGGGAAGGGTTTGAGAATTGATATTCCTGAATTTCATGGCAGCCTTCAACTTGAGGAATTTCTTGATTGGCTTAATTCTGTAGAAGAGGTACTAGAGTTTAAAGATGTTcatgaaaatataaaagtttCCCTTATAGCGACCAGATTTCGTGGGTGTGCTTCGGCATGGTGGCAGCAATTCAAGGCAACCCGTCTGCGGGAGGGAAAAGAGAAGATTGAAACTTGGGAAAAATTGAGAAAGCATATGCGGTCAACCTTTCTACCACCCAATTACTCAAAATTAGTGTatcaacaacttcaaaattTGAGACAAGGAAATCATACGGTGGGTGAGTATACCACCGAATTTTATGAGTTGGTGGCTAGAAGTGACCTTGCTGAGACAGATGAGCAGTTAGAATCACGATATATTGGGGGCATGAGGGTGCAGTTTCAAGATACCTTGAACCTCTTCGATCCATTCTCAGTAGCGAAGGCACAACAAAGAGCCTTGCAATTGGAGAAACATATGAGTCGAAAGGCAAATAGTGGAGGGGCTTGGTCTGGAAATAGCCCAAATAACCGTGGTGGAGGAAGCAATTCAGCCCCTTTTCGTGCTTCTACTCCACTAGTTCAGAACCCGAAGTCATTTGTGAGTGATCCCCTCGGCAAGGCACAAACTGTGGGACCCAAACGTACTGCTTTTCGTTGTTTTAAGTGTGGGGAAACTGGACATTGTATGGCAGAATGCAAGAAAAGCGATAGAGTTGGTAAGGGTTTATTCATTGAACATGATGAAAATCAGTTACAAGAGTATCATGATTTCGAACATGGTCCGGTTTATGATAATGAACCCAATGATGTTGTGGAGGAATATATGACCGAGGATGATGGCCCATTGCTCATGGTGAGAAAAACTTGTTTTACTCCTCGTGAAACTGAAGGTAGTGATGGATGGCTTCGCAATAATGTTTTCCAGTCCATTTGTACTATTGGTGGCAAGGTGTGCAAGTTGGTAATTGACCCCGGAAGTTGCGAAAACATAATATCTAAAGAAGCAATCAGGAAATTAGGCTTGGAAACACAACCACATCCCCACCCATATAAGCTTTCATGGCTGCAAAAGGGTACTGAAGTGAATGGGGTTAAGAAGGCTCTTGTTCCTTTCTCCATTGGAAAACTACAAAGATAAAGTGTGGTGCAATGTTGTGCCGATGGATGCAGGACATATTTTACTGGGTAGACCATGGGAGTTTGATAGAGCTGTTGTGCATGACGGTAGGAAAAATACATATAGCTTCATGCtcaaaaatattaaagttaCTCTTTTGCCTACCAAAGAACAGTTTCCGAAACGAACTCAAGAAAAGGGATCCGCTACTTCGTTGTCAATGAGAAGATTTATGGAGGTGGGGAAGATATGAATTGTCTATTTATAGCTTGgtaaagaagagaaagatgatGTGACAACTATCCCCGTGCCTGTGCAAGTGTTACTTGAGCAGTTTCGAGATGTTTTCCCGGGATGAAATGCCAAGCGAGTTGCCACCATTAAGGAATATCCAACACCAAATTGATTTAAGGCCTGGTGCAAGTTTACCTAATAGAACACACTACTGAATGAGTCCTAAAGAGCACAAAGAATTGCGTCGTCAAGTGGAGGAATTGCTAGAGAATGGTCATATTAGGCAGAGTATTAGCCCTTGTGCCGTTCCTGCCTTGCTTACACCAACGAAAGATGGCACATGGCGGATGTGTGTACACAGTCGTgctattaataaaattacgGTACGGTATCGTTTTCCCCTTCCTCGTTTAGATGATTGGATATATTAAGTGGTGCTACAATTATTAGCAAGCTGACCTTAAGAGTGGGTATCCTCAAATTCGGGTTAGAGAAGGAGATGAGTGGAAAACTACATTCAAAACTTGCGAAGGTTTGTATGAGTGGTTAATCATGCCCTTTGGCCTCTCTAATGCACCAAGTACATTCATGAGATGTTTCGTTTGTTTATTGGCAAGTTTTTGGTGGTTTATTTTGATGACATTCTTATATATAGCCCGACAGCGGAATTGCATCTTAAACATTTGGAAGAAGTCCGGAGAGTACTgcgaaaagaaaaattttaTGCAGCAGCaaaaaaatattcttttaTGACAGATAAGGTGTTATTTCTTGGCTGTGCTGTCGaaagataaattttttatggATGATTCAAAGGTCGACGCAACGAAAAATTGGCTACTACTGCAAAACATACATGAAGACTGAAGGTTCCATGGGttagtattattttataggcgctttattcataatttTAGTACTATTATGGCACCCATAACAGATTGCATGAAGCTTGGGAGGTTTGGTTTATCTGAAGAGGCTACAACTGCTTTTCACAAGATCAAACAAAAGCTTATTTCAGCACCCGTTTTAATTCTTCCAGATTTTAGCAAGACATTTGAGTTGCATTATGATGCATCTAAAGTGGGTATTGGGGCTATTTTAAGTCAAGAAGGATGACATGTAGCGTTTTATAGTGAGAAGCTCAACGGTTCGAAATTAAACTATAGCAAATATGATGTGGACTTTTATATGGTTGTTCAAGCTCTCAAGCACTGGAGTTCGTATCTGGCTcataatgaatttattttattcactGATCATCACCTCAAGCTTCCTAGTCATCTATGTACTGCCGATGTGTTCAATGTCAAACATCACTTTCCTTACCACGGTGATAGTTCTGACGAGGAAGATTTGAATTCGGGGACGAATTCTTCTCAACCTCGGGATGATGATGCAGCACACATCactcataattttttgttttaatttgacAGGCGCAAGATGCGTAATTAATGTTCTAGGAATCTGTTTTAagcaaatatttttgttttcctatgTCAATTAGAATTGAGAGTTTAATTTAGGAAGTAAGTTTGTTTTCCTATTTCAATTAGAATTGGGAGTTTGGTTTAGGAAATAagtttgtttttctattttagcTAGGGTTTGGAGTTAGGTTTGTTTTCCCTAAGTATAAAAGCTAATTGTAAGACAATTTGTGACGTTGAATATTAAACTTAGAGAGTTCTCTCTATTTTCCTATCAACTTGGTATTCCGCTGGAATCAACAAGGCATAGAACCCGAGTTCTTGGTTATTCTCATCTAGAGAATCAACAAggattgaaggtttattgttttctttgtattcTTCATCATTCTTGCCATTACGTGCTGTGTCAAAAGCTAAGATAATTCATTACCATTTCAAGAACGACTAATCCTATCATCCATGGTTAAGGGGATAAATCTCCTTTTCAATTCTTACCATGCTAAAAACTGTTGATGTATATTTGATAAAGTTACACTTTCTACTCTATATATAGccttcatatttttttggatTAACTACAGTAAACCTCCCAAACTATGGGAGTCATTACAAACTCATACCCAACGTTTATTGACCCGTTTGACCCTAAACCCTTTATTGACCCGTTTGACCAGTACACAAACTTCACAAAACCTTTCAAAATACACCCTCATTAGgaaaaccattaaaaaaatttgttaaatgTGTGGCAAAATTGAGTTCCAATTTTGAGCTGACGTGGCATCCACAGACTGAAAagttaatttaaaaaaacttattaaatgaatgaaaaaaaaggaaaaaaaaaaagctaaacCCATGTTCCTCCTTAATTTTCTCCCCCGCCCAAGACCCATACCCTTCACCGTCACCTCCCCACCGGACATCCGCCACCCACCCACCGTACCTCACAAGCCCACCATCATCCCAGCCACCACACCATACCCACAACCCACAAAACCTAGCTCCATCGCAACCCACAATCCCAACTCCGCAACAAACCCGAGTGGCTTCGACACCACCGTCTTTGTCAAGGCCATGCCATTGTCTTCACCGCCAAGTTCTTCGCCCACCACAACCTACAAGCCCAGCCCTGCAGCAAACCCGTCTTTGTCTCTCTAGTATAAATCTGGGTTTTGAGATGCTTTTGAAAACCCAAGTGGACTTCATCGCCTCAAGGCTAGAATTTGAATATCAACTGGAGATTTTTCAAAGAGATATAGATAAACCTTGTGGTCCATGAAGGTTAAACCACATATCTCCATCAACCCTAAACCACCACCCCCCACCAAACAACAAGACCAACACCAAAAGCAgcgaaaataacaaaaacccTTCTCTGCAATTGAGCAGCACCACAAAACCCAGGTGGTCGGGGGCTCTTCTAAAGCTGGAGCCAAAGGCGCTCAAAAGGAGGACAATAAACTAAAGATATCGGTTTCTTTAACAAAAGAAGAGATTGTCAAAACCCACAGCAAACTTGTGAATTCccatttggtttggttctAAACCCAGATCCCAAATCACCAAATTTGGGTTTGAGATAGAGACGGAGAGATAAAGAAGAAGGCTGGGGGCGGTAGAGAGCTGAGATGGGTCTGTTGgggtattttttttgggggcttGAGAAAAAAATCTTGTGGTTGCCGGGTGGGGGCTGTTGTGGCAGTGGCTTGTTGGGTGAGCTAGGTAAGAGGCGCTAGAGGGTTACAGGGGAAGTAGAGAGGTGGACAAAAAGATAGGGTGATTGATGATGGGGTGGGGCCGTTGGATATCTGAGAAACGGATGAGGTCTGAGGGAGATCGACGAGATGGAGATTCTTAGTGGTCCTGCCATGGGTTTAGGGGTTGGAGCTTCATGAGGGTTGTGGTTGCAGGCTGGGGTGAAGGGTGGCTGTGGGATGGGTTAGGGGGTTGGAGCTTGCAGGTGGTGGTCATGGGGAATGGGGGGAGAATAAGTCAACAGgggagagagagcgagagtaagagttttctttttttaatttttttttggtttttaatatttttgagtttttttaattaacttaaattttttttatttttaaaatccacATGGTATCCACCTCAGCAAAAAAAGCCACATCGGAGCAGCCACGTCATCACTTAACACCTTCACTAACGGTCTGACTAACAGAGTGGCtaatttgtatgttttatGAAAGATCGGGTATGCCCgtgaaaaatttaaaaggttGGCTACTAATTTAAAACAGCCCTTAAAGGTTGGGTACTTTTATGTAGTTAATCCTATTTTTTTAGATGCACTCTTCTCCCTCTTGTTCCCACAGAAGCAGAAATAAATTGTATGAAATCATTATTGCAGAGGTAAGTGAGTTATGAATGTACCTGATACCATGAAGCACAGAATCCCAGCAGAAATGAGTATGACCAAACACATGACATGCAGATGGACTTCCTTCAACCCCATGGATAGACCTTATACGGAACTCAAGACAATCAGAACCGATAATCTTTGGAAGCTTTGGATAGAATAGCATCCTTTTCTCTGGGCACAGCTCTTGCCTGGCGACATGGTATGCAAGCAATTGTCACGCTAACAGAAGACTACTGACCGAATCCATAAACTTATTGACACATGAGATTCAGGGAAAGGACACAAGAACAATGCACACTAAAgttacaaggaaaaaaaagaagaacgaAAGGTTAATTTGAAAATGGTTTTGACATTGGCCAAAATCCTTTTATATCAAGCAGGTTCAAAGTTTCCAACAATGGAAGCAACTAAGAATTCAGAACCAATGTGGCTTGGCTACTAACTACAGAACCAATAAACCCTAAACAGACAAAAGGggactttcttttttcttcagtttttgtACCTGAACTGAAAGCCAATCAGCAACATATATGATCTGAGAAgcatttttcaaatatttaaagTGAGAAAGCAACTAGTCAGACTTAGTATTTTGGAAGGCATAAATCACGATCAACCTGACCTGGgaacaaaatgagaaaatgtaATTATTTGGTTACATGTGTTCTGGATCTCCTTGATCACACTCTGATTCTTTTCATTCATTGCATCAAAGTACAGGGCAAGTGAGATATCTCCATTTGACAGTTCCTTGGACCACTTGCATGCCTTGAAGTCCTTACATgcctaaaaattgaaataacgAAATATACATAAAAGCATCTATATATTGTTCTGCTCCCCTACATGATAAAGCAGCCATAATAACTGCAGCAATGTAAACTGACAAATCAAGCGCATATAAGGAACACAAATAAAACAGGCAACACAACAATACCAAACCAACagataaaaagagagagaatataaACCTTCAGCACTACAGACATAAATGCAGACAGgacaaacaatcaataaacaagaaaagagaataaagaagaaagcCGAGGTCCTCCATTAAGGACTTTATGACACTATTATCAACTTGGTATGCTAATTAAGATTTTGTTCAGTCACGAACTCAAATAACATTGAGGACAGTAACAAGAATGAGAAAAGAGCAGAAAGTCCGTTATTGCACTTATATAGAGAAAGAATAGCTTCCAGCATGGAAACTTGTATATTATATTAGTCATCAAAATTCTTAACAGTATCATATATTGGTGATACAAGTAGAACTGATGGccacatgcattagaaatctATAGCAagtataattaaaaacaagaaCTGCAGAATCATGTTATGATCAAACTTTTTACAAATCTTACTAGGATAAAAGAAAGTGAATCACCATCTCCAAAGGCAAAACGTGGATGCTGGTTATTTCCTCCTCCCTATCAAAGCTCTGAAAAATAAGCAAgtctattaatttattttatgctaTCTTAAGCGTTACTAAGATAAAGCCATCGATGGTCTGAGAGctgaaaaacaacataaaattaaaatatatgttaatAGACCAATCACCTCATGGTACCATGAGAACAAAGGAATGATTCCTAAGCCATCTAAAACCATTGGACTGGTCTGAACTCCAAGTCCTCTACACGTGTCAAgcaatttctttaatttctgatgGGAATCAAGCTGAAAAAAACAACCACACTGTTGAGCTAATGCTTTCACACATAGGAGGCAACCTTGCTATATCACATGAAGAAAATTGAACGAAAAGCATTGACATGAATCACATTCTGAACCAGATACAGCTATGCCATCATTAATATCATTAAAACTTGAATGTTAAGATGGCACGAACAGACCAACCAGCTTATCTGCATATCCCCATTGGCTTGTGAAGATGTTCTTTTGGTTTCATGGGTGACTATGCACTCCCTGAAACTGAGTGCAAAAAGGGTCATAACTCTCAGTTTAATCTGAGAAGAGACAAAATGCAGTCTCAGTGTTATTTGATTTCACATTCTCTTTACGGGATGGGTCACTAATGAAATTTCCCAACTTGCAACTAGAAATCTGGGCAGATCTGGTTAAAGGTCTCTTCTGCTTGCTTAAAGGCATCCTCGCAAAGTCATCATCAAAAGTCAAAGGAGCTGATTTCAAGTCTGCACTGGGTTAAAATCAATCCTAAATCCTAAACTAGGGAAATATTGGCTTGTTTTGACTCTCTAGCGAGTGGCTGCAGATCAAACAAACGAGCTCTACAGTGCTGTTATATGCAAGTATGATAAATATTATGAACATGTACAGATGGATGTATATAACATTACAAGGTTAGCAATGAGATTCTGTGAACTATTGCAGTTGGAGGAGGTAGTGCATGCACCACAGAGGCCTGATAATTAAAGAATATTTCTCACATAAATTTCTCCCTCGTGACGGCACCAAAGGTCATGGTTGCCAGGCACATACAAGACATGCTCAAATCTGTCCTTCAAGAGAGACATTGTCACGATAAAGTTCTTGTACGTCTCAGCAACATCACCCGCAACAATAAGAACATCATTCTTGTATCTGACAGTTGGTAAGCACTTGACCCATTCCATGTTCTCGGTATAGTCAGTGTGCAAGTCGGAAAGCACAAACACACGTAACCCAACAGCATCTCCAAGAGTAGAAGGCAAAATCTGAGGCCTTCTAAGGCAACCCCTCCGTATGTCTCTTCTATATTTACTTAATGCTATATGCTTTGAAATGTAGTTTGAATTACAGGTTTGTTGAGAAAAACTCAAGCAATAAGGCGCAATGCTCACTACCATGTGGAGTGAAAGCTTTTGATCTGCAATGACACAATTGAAATTGTAATAGCCaattcaattaaattgaaacaAATTAGCTACGTTAACGTTTGACCGACATTCTTTCTAATTTTCGTTTCCCTTTAATTTCTGGAATCAAAACTTTAAAACAGATTCCCATGTTGTGCCCTTATATTTTTAACCTAATCCTGGTACACTTCCTACATAATCAAAATTTAAGCCTACCCACTACCAATTAAACTGTCTAAACTCATCTGTCGAATCccaccaaaaaagaagaagagaaaaagaccTTCATCTGACTTTTGAAACAGTCCTGGAATTACAATTACAATAGCAGTACTAGTAGGCAGAGCTACTTTTCTATTtaagttaaaaaattaaatgagtGAGAGCCGTGAGTACCTGAACTGAACCTCTGACTGAGAGAGTGCAAACGGACTGACTGAGTATCCGCGTGTATGTATGAACATAAAAGAGGACCGGGACTACCCGCTTGTATTGGGTTCGGGTCAATCGGATTAGCAGATCCTGCCCGCTATTATCAAACTTCTGTTTTGGGTTACATGGGGCCAAGGCCCAAACAATAAAGTGCATACTAGCTTCATCTAAACCAAATTAAACTCTTCACATTAAAATTTGATGACCTATGTGGCAATTTAAAAAGGTTTATTTGCAActtgaataatttttgctcCAACAAACTCTTCAATTAAATTAACGAAATATAatggaaaagaatgaaaaatatgaaaaatgtgaggtaaagaaaagaaatggggAGAAAGGTTTCTTACACACACAAACTACCACGGTGTCATAGAGGTTCGAATCTAAGACCACTAGTCTACAAGTCAAGGCCCTTTTTCATCGGGTTTGACACTGTTTGTAGAGAGTTTTGGTATTAAAATAAGAGTTTTGGACTGGGCACTCATCTGTTGACAAGATATAGGCTTTTCACTCTATAACTAACAAGTAAAATATTGCATTTTCAGATATATAGCACTTTCACTCTATAACTTACTAGTAAGATATAAGCTCATTTCAATCCTAAACAAGTCTTTTCATAAGGAGTGCCCTAAACTTTTGATAGTAAGACCCTAaattctaaaccctaaatcctaaaCAAATGGAAAGCATGCAATGCTAATGCACAAGGACAAGGTACTGTAAAGGAATGCATTCCATGTCAATTCGCAACAAAGGGAATGCATGTGATGTCAAGGCCCATTTAATTAGTGCCTTTAATTCGAAGGCAGATCAACGCAAGTAAGGGCCAAGGCACGATATAGGAACACTGGCGGACCCATAGAGGTGTAAGGAGGTGTAGCTGCACCTCCTCTGCAGGAAAAAGCTTTGAAGTCGCCAGAGTTTACCCATAAGCTCTGCCTTGGAGGTGCCCACCACCTATTCGAATAAATGCCTTAGCAACCGAGCGActtgttcttttcttattgTGATGATGcgctgtttttttctttattgcgatgaggcccaaaaaatctaaGGTTGAGTCCAAATATATTTCTAGCCCAGTACAACACCACTCGGGAAGAAATCCGACTTGGATACCCAAGAGTTAGTCATATGCGCTTGCACACGTGCCATACCAAGCAAATATGCAACATGCCACGCAGAAAGGTCGTAACAAAAATGTACTGGTTCAATGAACCCATGCCCATTATCCTGTCAAGCGCCATTTTGGCCCCGCCGTAGCCCTTACAAAATGGCAAAGCTCGAGTACAAGCAAGCCAAATAACACGCCACGCCAAGTGAAAAATCTTTATTTTGCACCaagccacgctacaagcttaagtgggcccaagccacgagAATGTTTAGGGCTTGCTGAGCGGGTTGTAGTATGGATGATTACAAGcattcatgaggcccattgatgggccaataagtggaagttttgggttgcttgggagcctcaaAACTCAAGCCaatttcttgagcccaaatatgtgggtaaacatgaaagagagaaaaatgtaGCTCATTACCTTAGAAAATTGGTTCATCACCTTAGTAAAAATAGTCCATCATTTTAGAAAGTTGGCACATCCCCTTAGTAAACTAGCCATCACCTTAGGAAATGGCCCAAGTGACttagaaaatattttaaagtCTTCAGCACATGGCTAGAGACAGAACCACAATAGACCATCTAAAGAACCAAAAGGTATTTGCGTGTACAGGTTGCTGGGAGTCTTCAGCACATGGCCAAAGACAAACCCAACACAAGCCATCTGAAAAATCAAAGGATACTTGAGCAAAACACCCTCCAGACCAACGCCATTACCCATTCCTTTATCCCACTTGCTCTTGCAATAAAATGAAGgagaaaagaaggagaaatggTATTCCAGAATAAGAGATGGTCGAAGGGACAGTTGCGAGAAGGCTCTGGAGCCTCCAAAAATCTTGTCTCTGTGTGTTTGGACTGAGAATGATTTCACAAAATAGAGATGAATCAAAGGAAGATAAGAGAAATGGAGGTGGAGACTTGGCTGATTTGGGAAGAACCAGCTAGGGTTTCTTAGGAAGAATGAGCTTTCAGCGCCTATAAAAGAGGCATCTCTTACCCATCATCTAACCACACATCTAGAGAGAGCAAGCATCCACTCTCACTACTTGAACCCTTCAATTTCGAGCCatattcttcaatttcatctccttttctcttttggcaAAACACTCAACAGCTTGATGAAgttttcgtcaagctgccggaaatTTACTAAAACCACCCattcttccatcttcttcctctctcatcTTAATTATTTATGGGAATGTAAATAACATTTCTCATAATAAATcactattttttgttttttggcttaTTTGTTGAAATGCCCTATGTGGTTTTCAAATAGTCTAAGTTTGCCCCCTATGTTCCTTGAACTTCCATTATGTGACCAAAGTTGCCCCATTCAGTTGAAGTGGCATGGGTATTTTGGtaatttaactattaaaaattaaaaaagcttgaaattattttaaataggtaaaaaaataaggataaaatgtcctttttttaatCCATAATCGTCAACTCCCACCATCTTCTCCCTCATCTCAGCCAGCCCCACCAATCAACCAACCCACACCCAGAAAAAATCCACCCCaccttctcctctctctctctctctctctctcgtcaaCCCCTCCCCCCAATTGTCAAAAGGCTCATAACCCACAAATAAAATCACTAAATTGACTTCAAATTTCGCATATGTGACAGTCCAAATCTCCCTCGGTGGCTgccaaagaaagagaaagaattgGGAGGAGAGAGACATATGGTGAATTGTTGGTTAGGGTTTGATGATGtcgaagagagaaggagagggtGGAGGGCGAGTTGGATTTTTAGctaccagagagagagagagaaggaggaagagatactagaattttttttggtacctTTGTTTTGACAGGGGAATGGGGAGGAGGAAAGAGGTTGTTTGGTTGGTTGGGCAGTAGGGCTGGTTGAGATGAGAAAGAAGGTGGTAGGGCTGACGATTgagggagaaaaaaagaggagttatttttatcttaattctattttaaataattttaaacatatttttatatttattttgaattttaaatttttgaataattaaatGGGAAATATGctgatataatcacttttCATAAGTGGTATTCTGAAATAATCAGGTTACAAATTGTGTTctgatataatcacttttgAACGTGAAATGACCAAACTGCCCTCCATATAAAAGCACATGTATTGGGGAGTTATTGGCCTTTGATTGGCGACCTAACGCACCTGgcttctctccctttctcaGCGCTCAGTCACGGTTCTCTTCCTCTGTCGGCGGTTTCTGTGTCCATCGACCACCACCACTCTATTTCTCCCTCTGTCACGAAAACCTAAGCAGCACTCTGTCGTTCTCTCTCTGCAGTCAATGTTAGGGTTTGGTGAGGGGGCTCTTGACGGTGAGAGAGAGGGTTTAATCGTTAAATGCTCTCTCCCTTAAACGATGTCTCAGTTCCCTCTAAGTTTGAGTCTTGAATCGACGtcgttctcttcttctctgctcCTTCAGGGcctaaaaaaaccctaaattttggtTTCGGTTAGGACTTTGTTCACAAACGTCCTCCTCCTTCTCAATCCTGTGAGAGTCGG
This genomic interval carries:
- the LOC18777475 gene encoding uncharacterized protein LOC18777475, coding for MVVSIAPYCLSFSQQTCNSNYISKHIALSKYRRDIRRGCLRRPQILPSTLGDAVGLRVFVLSDLHTDYTENMEWVKCLPTVRYKNDVLIVAGDVAETYKNFIVTMSLLKDRFEHVLYVPGNHDLWCRHEGEIYLDSHQKLKKLLDTCRGLGVQTSPMVLDGLGIIPLFSWYHESFDREEEITSIHVLPLEMACKDFKACKWSKELSNGDISLALYFDAMNEKNQSVIKEIQNTCNQIITFSHFVPRSYMLLIGFQFRQELCPEKRMLFYPKLPKIIGSDCLEFRIRSIHGVEGSPSACHVFGHTHFCWDSVLHGIRYVQAPLAYPRERKRRMNGGDKWLPFCIYSHGKFSDRLSPCYWSDYYSTNPRTPHNTQLAPWVARFYNQT
- the LOC18777367 gene encoding uncharacterized protein LOC18777367 — translated: MIMSMKQTLLAKTTTWTRLGTMTIMVRGVGKGLRIDIPEFHGSLQLEEFLDWLNSVEEVLEFKDVHENIKVSLIATRFRGCASAWWQQFKATRLREGKEKIETWEKLRKHMRSTFLPPNYSKLVYQQLQNLRQGNHTVGEYTTEFYELVARSDLAETDEQLESRYIGGMRVQFQDTLNLFDPFSVAKAQQRALQLEKHMSRKANSGGAWSGNSPNNRGGGSNSAPFRASTPLVQNPKSFVSDPLGKAQTVGPKRTAFRCFKCGETGHCMAECKKSDRVGKGLFIEHDENQLQEYHDFEHGPVYDNEPNDVVEEYMTEDDGPLLMVRKTCFTPRETEGSDGWLRNNVFQSICTIGGKVCKLVIDPGSCENIISKEAIRKLGLETQPHPHPYKLSWLQKGTEVNGVKKALVPFSIGKLQR